Below is a window of Dromiciops gliroides isolate mDroGli1 chromosome 5, mDroGli1.pri, whole genome shotgun sequence DNA.
tgtataagaaaaattggataaatgaaaaaataaaagtgaaaaagagcatgcttcagtctatgttcagtcaatatcacttctttctttggggatggatagtatgctttatcattaatcctttggaattgtcttgtatcattatattgctgagaattgttaagtcattcacagttcttcataaaacaatattgctatcactgtgcacaatgctctcctggttctgctcactttactgtacatcagttcatataagtctttccaggtgtttctgaaatcatcctgcctgttaTTCCTTATAGCACCATAACAGTCTATTATgatcatgtaccacagtttgtttagccattcctcaatttatgggcattcctttgttttcaatttggtgtttaattggtgatttttattttatgaattttgtagTTTGTTTAGTTgctgcctaattcattgatctgcttttttctcttttactgatgtaagcaattagagatataaattttcccctaagtactgttttggttgcatcccataaattttgtttcattgtcattttctttaatgaaattatggattgtttctatgatttgttctttgatccatttgttttttaggattagattatttaatttctaattaatttttaatctctctttccatttccattatttaatttaacttattgcattatgatcagaaaaggatgTTTACTCTTTCTGCTTTTAtacatttagggttttttttttttgtgtgtgtgtgtggggggggcaatgagggttaagtgacttgcccagggtcacacagctagtaaatttcaagtgtctgaggctggatttgaactcaggtcctcctgaatccagggccagtgctttatccaccacagtcccacctagctgccccctttgctttactacatttggttgtgaggtttttatgtcctaatatatggtcaatttttgtgtaggtgccatgtactactgcaaaaaaggtatattcctttctattcccattcagttttctccagagatctatcatatctaactttttcgGAATTTTATTCAATTCCTtaacatttttcttgtttattttttgggttagatttattcagttctgagagggaaagattaaGGCATTGTATTGTTACCTTTCAGcaatctatagttttcttatttatctctttttatttattaaatttatttttgcttttgctttgtctgaaatcacaattcctacccctgctttctttctttcacctgaagcataatagattctgttccagccccttaccttgagcctctgtgtatctctgttttaaatgtggggttttttttttttgttttgttttgttttgttttagtgaggcaattggggttaagtgacttgcccagggtcacacagctagtaagtgttaagtgtctgaggccggatttgaacccaggtactcctgactccagggccggtgctctatccactgcgccacctagctgcccctttaaatgtgttttttgtaagcAACagtattgtaggattttggttttttaatttttttaatttgggggggggtttaaatgcattttattttaggcatgacacattttaaaaaactatgcCTCCACTCCAAATAAATCAATTtaaggaataaatgaataaagctcAAGATGACATCAGTCCAAGTTTGTCCACGTCCTGGTGTTGTGTAGATGCCAAAAAATAGCAGCCAGTTATGATGACAGGTGATTCAAAGTAATCAGTGGAATTTGCTAACATTTCTCCATTTCTAAGCCATCCTTAAAGAAAATCACATATGGGGTAACACCATCCTCATGGAAGTCCAAGAGAGCCCCCATGCCATCTGGATTCATGTTTTCCCCTATGAAGAACTGATAGTTTTTAGAATTGGCAAGAATGTGTTTGATTTGTTCTGTAGCTCCTGTCATAAGTGGATTTACTCTTTCTGGCTCATGTTCTTCAAATCTGCCTTTAATTGATTTCTTGTAGTCTTTGATGTACTTTTTGTAAGATTCTTTTGTGAAACTTGTTTCTTGCAGATGATGGTTTATTACTCTGTCAACTCCAGTGATTACAGTGGCATTTGTTCCTTCACCCTCAGGACCTTCAGTAGAGGCATTTCCACCAATGAGTGAATCATCAATGGTACCCTCTGTCCTATtgaccatcttcccctccacctccAGGTACAGCCCATTTGTGATCTCTTGGATTTTGTAAATGTCAGAGGACATTTCATCATGGCTGATGAGGTATCCCTAGAAGATTAGGGTGGCAGAAGGAGGGTGGCAGTGGCTCTGGCTCCAGCACTACAGGGAGTTAGCTCGCTGGTGTCAGCATGATGCAGCCAGAGTGacacttggtggtggtggtggtggtggggcggGCAGAGAGGGGAATGGGTGGAAAAGCAGATATTTTTAAcccattctgctatctacttccatttaaagtgtgagtttatcccattcacatttatagttatgataactgtatttccctccatgccattttcatttgtttattcctcTCCTTTTACCCCCAACCTttcccttctcacaagtgttttacttctaatcGCTGCCTTCCCCAATATACCCCTCCATTTTATCagtcccccttccttcttctatTAGCCCTGTctcatttttacttctttataagataagatagatttttatatccagctgagtatgtatgttattccccctttgagccaattttggTGAGAATAAGGAAGctttgcctgccccccccccaatttccctCTACTTTATAATAGCCTTTTGTGCCTTTTTAATGTCAGATAACTTACCCCATTCaatctcccccttcctttttccagtagaatttctttcttacccttttattttactttattttatttttggtatcATCCCTTCACTATTGCCTTATATCCACACCCTCTATTTATATATACTCCTTGGAATTGCTGTTATAAGTAATAAAGTTGTTaatacttacaaatattatcttgccatatagaaatataaagtttaactttattgaattgcttatggatttttctttcttattccctttttacctttctttcccttgagtcttgtatttggaggtcaattttttttttttttggtggggcaatgagggttaagtgacttgcccatggtcacacagctagtaagtgtcaagtgccagaggctgaatttgaattcaggtactcctgaatccagggccagtgctttatacactgccccacatagctgcctcccactccccatttgatttttaaaagcctttttgagctcttccaagatggCTTTTTAGTCTTGAGTCCAATTCATCTTCTCGcttgaggctttgcatgtaggcattttgactggattgtcctcatctgagtttgtatatTGGTCCTCCCAGTGGCCATAGAAGCTATCAATGCTTAGGGtccctttttgctttttactcatattgtagtctatttttaaacttataaagttgaggtctgctcctggggtacaaggGAAACTTTTGccagcttcttgtgctgggggataggggccttgtcactggctttctgctctgagttCTCTGTGACTTTTGGATTCCTCATCGCACTGGGCTTgttccctgtgctgggatggcttggccaagtTGCACCTGTCCCATCAGTGGTTCTTTGGTTGACAGTTTGCCCTCTCAGGAAGGGCTTGCAGGTCTCATGAATGGACTGTTGTGCTACCTGCCTGCTGAATCAGAAACATGGGGCCTCAGCTACTGATTTGTGCTGTGTGCAGAAGCCTCCAGCTGACTTGCCCGGACCCCGTCTGTGCTGTTCTGACCTGCACTGACCTccccttttgccccagtgagacagacctttctaaattatctcaagttggatgattgtgtctttctgtctttttgtgggttcttcagttccagaatctgtttagaggcttgatttaatgttatctttgagggaaacttgggagggCTCAAGCAACTTCCTTGCttctctccactatcttggctcctaaggcagttttctttgataattttttgaaggaTATTGTCCAGGCATTTTTTTATtatgtctttcaggtagtccaatcgtTCTTATATTACctttcctggatttattttctaggtcagttgtttttctcatgagaaatttcacatattcttctattttaaaaaaaatttaaattttgttttatcatatcttGACTTCTTATCCAGTCCTAGTTTACACTTgtttgattctaatttttaaagaattattttcttcagtgaccttttgtacttgcttttccatttggctaattctgttttttggggagctattttcctcagtaaattttttgtATATCTTCccatgctattgactcttttttcatgattctctttcttttcccaaattctcctctacttctttaatttccttttttatgaaaattatcattcttttaaatgttatttatttatttattgtggggcaatgagggttaagtgacttgctgagggtcacacagctagtaagtgtcaagtgtctgaggccgaatttgaactcaggtcttcctgaatccagggccagtgctttatccactgtgctacctagctgcctcctctaatttgcttttaaaaactttttttaagctcttctaggaattctttttgggcctgagaccaaattacatttttcattGAAGCTTTACTTGTAGGCATCTTGGCAATATtgccctcttttattttttttggtgaggcatttggggttaagtgacttgcccagggtcacacagctagtaagtgttaagtatctgaggccagatttgaactcaggtactcctgactccagggccggtagtctatccactgtgccacctagctaccccaatattGCCTCTTTTAAGTTTATGCTTTGATCCTCCCTTTCACCATAGTCACTTTCAGTAgtcaaactttttttgtttgttttgtttttgctcattttatgcttttttgggggtggggtatgaCTTGGTGCTTTTATGTGAGACTTGGTCTCTAATTCTGCCTTGTctcaagttgtgtttttttttttgtcaggactTTGGGTCTTACTGTTGGTTTTCCCTTGGGCTACAGGGCTTAGATGCTTGCTTTTCTCTGTTGGGTAGGCTTCCCTTCTGGCTTGGACTTGGGGTGGATCTTTCTTGTTGACTTCCACTGGGTGTGGTGTGGGGGGCCTTACTGCTGTGTTGCTATAGTAAcagagtctttctggtggctggccacCAGAAAGGGGTCTTGTTACTGGTTTGCTCCAGGAGTAGTATAGTGCTCCTGGGTTGATATGGTAATAGGGTCTCTCTGTTTGCAGGTCTTGGAGGAGTAACTTTGTTGCAAATCTGCACAAGAGTTGGGGCCCCTCTGCTATAGAAGTAGAATCTTTCTGCCCCAAGGACAGGATTTTACCTTTGGCTAACCTCAAGGTGGAgtttcactactggtcagcagtggatTCAAAGCCTCTCAGGTGGCCTGTTTTGAGGGTGAGGTCTAGGACAGGACCTAGCTGTGCAAATCAGACTGCTTACTTGACCAGGGAGCTGCTGGTCAGCAGGAGGGTGGATCCTTGCTTGTGGTTTGCCCCAGGCCCATCGCCTTGCTGcaactccctcccccacttccctgtTGCTCTCAGACCctgctcccctcccaccccagcaaGATAGACCCTTTCTGCTAGTCTGGTAAGCTGTTTCTGGAATAATTCTGAGGGTGTTTTCTAGTTATTTGGAGGAAAAAATTGGGAGAGCTTCAGAGAGTTCCATCTTCAATCCACCATCTTGGCACAAGAAGACTTTCCTGTCTTATAAATGGCTGTTGGTGGTGTTGTCTGGTTCATTTTCCAAAGGGATTATTTCTCACCTGGATGATATCTATGAGAGTTTTAGGACAATTAGTCTGACTTCCTGCATAtgcattatataatttttatttgttgttgctaAGTAAGTTTGTCCTTTCCAATGGCAAGTACTGGTAGCAAAAGGAGGAGTCAGGATTCTTTCCCCTAAGACCAGTAGAAATGACTTTCTTCTTTGAGCATGTTAAGTGAATGAGTATTTCTAAGGCACAAGTGTGTTAATGCCACTTAAACTAAGGATTTTCTACAATTCAGTGTACTGGTTAGGGAAGTGACTTCAATGTAACTCAAAGTAGGGCTAAGAAAGACATGGATGCAGAGAAAATACTGAGAGGAACCAGACACAAGTAGAGTCATGACCTCTACAATGCTATAGATTAACATTATTGAgacattagaaataaaaataattcacttGTAGGAAAAGAAGAGCACAGAGGAATCCAGGATTTgcataacaaagaaaataatgacgTTATTTCTTACTGTAAATTTCCTTCTGGTTCCAATTCATTTCCAGATAAGCTAGAGAGGGTCTTGGAGGAATATACTACTCTTGGAACCCCAAATTGGAGTTCTCTAAAACCAGACTGAGGACTAGAAAAAGAAAGACCTAATCTTAACCTGGGGAAATTCTTCCTGGTTTTAGTTAGCTGGCATGTTGGCTAAGACTTAAGAATTCtcaccatgggggcagctaggtggcgcagtggataaagcaccggccctggattcaggagtacctgagttcaaatccggcctcagacacttgacacttactagctgtgtgaccctgggcaagtcacttaacccccattgccctgcaaaaaaaaaaaaaaaagaagaagaattctcGCCCTGCCTCAGCAAGGTTCTAATCTCCATGTTGGTGGGGCTAaggtctgggaatacaaaaagactCACAATTTAGTGGTGGAGATAACAAATGTtttatacagacacacacacacacacacacaggttaaatgggggaaaataattgccagagaaggcactagaattaagtggGATTTgtaaaagcttcctgtagaaagttggtacttgaaggaagccagtaagTAAAGATGAGAAAGGATAACATTCAAGACATAGGGGGACTGCAGGTCTGGGTATAGACATATGCTAGTGACTAATACATTGTCTAATGTGTGATGCTTTGAacacttgttttctttctcagtaCTTTGACCACAATCTACTACCAGCACCCCAGCAGTCAGGAGTTCAGATGTCTTGGCTGTAAGCTCAGATGACTATAGCAGGGAGCAATGCCTGGCTGAAATTACTTGCCACACATGTCAGGAGTGGCAGCAATGTTTCAGTAGAGACTCTAAATCAGAAAAGCCCAGCAGACCAATATAACTAGCAGAAAAGGGCAAGGCTCAGTGAGAGCAGTGCCTTAATTTTATGGGAAGACATCAGGGGTCCTACAATGTGTGAAGTGTGAATTATTCCTCTCCCTAGATTCAGGACAGGTTTGGGAgtatatatgtctttttttttttttttgtagggcaatgagggttaagtgacttgcccagagtcacacagctagttaagtgtcaagtgtctgaggctgggtttgaactcaggtcctcctgaatccaaggccagtgctttatccactgtgccacctagctgcatgggAGTATATATGTCTTAAGAGGCAGTTGACAATTCATGGATATAGGCTTTGGATATAGTTTTTGGAGTCATCTGTATTCTGGTGGTAATACTATGGGAATGGATaggagaatcatagaatttgaacattggaagaggcctcagaatccatctagtccaaccaataCCCCAAAGAAATCCCTACCCTAACATATTTAGCAAGTAGATACCAGCTTCTTCTTGACTTATAGTGGAGGTAACTCATTACCTCCTACAGAAGTCCATtgcatctctaaaataaaattttatttttagttaagatttattttctcattctttcctcctaccaattagaagaaaaaaattgcaatttatacataatcaagcaaaacaaattaccaaaacaaattcccatttcTCATATACAAAAGTGTGTTATATTTTGCATATTAAGTCCATTACCTGTCTTTCAGGATGTGGGTGGTATAAATCATCcacagtcctctggaatcatggctatCTATCGCACTGATTAGAGACTTTAAGTTTTCCATAGTATTCATCTTtcaaatgttattattttatagattgcAAACTTAGTTTTGCTAACTTAAATGTATCAATTCACATGAGTTtacacaggtttctctgaaatcccctTCACAAATTCTTATGGAGCAATAGAACAATGGAAGTAATATTatataacaattggaatgacgccacctgctggagagctactgtaggaaagctccgtcatgaggagaaggcctagaattttagccccttacaattacTTAACATTAACACCATAATTTGTCAGATCTTGTTCAATTCATGGGCTCTCTTTTAGTTTTAactctttgctatcacaaaaaagaattggtataaatatttttgaatatataacttccctttcctcttttatttttgcttggCAGTatgggttaagcgactttcccaaagttacacagctagtaagtgccaagtttctgaggccggatttgaacttaggtcctcctgaatccatggcctatgctttatccactgatccacctagctgccccttcctctttctttaattgcctgagatatagacctagtattactattgctgggtcaaaggatatgctatttagtaactttttgttcacaattccaaattattttcaagCACCAGATCATTCCAATTACttgtttgaaattttttttcttacatcaagactattttttgccatttttctttggggccaaactgAACTAATTCAATTACCAAATTTACCATTTTTCACTcatagatattttcttttctttactcaaAGAGCTACTCTCTTAGTTTAGATCCTCATTGTCTCTCACTTGTACTATTgtcatggccttttttttttctttcttggtgaggcaattggggttaagtgacttgcccagggtcacacagctagtaattgttaagcgtctgagaccggatttgaattaaggtcctcctgaatccagagccagtgctctatccactgcaccacctagctgcccctgtcatggCCTTTTAACTGatttccctgtctcaagtctctcttcattttatttcattttctactcAACTCTcaatgtgatttttctaaagttgtcttaCTCTCTCATTCCCTTGCTCAGTAAAATCTAATGATTCACTACTACCTCCAACACAAAATATAAAGcactctatttgacatttaaagctttttataaccttcctcttcttgtttttcagtctttttcattt
It encodes the following:
- the LOC122729642 gene encoding translationally-controlled tumor protein homolog yields the protein MSSDIYKIQEITNGLYLEVEGKMVNRTEGTIDDSLIGGNASTEGPEGEGTNATVITGVDRVINHHLQETSFTKESYKKYIKDYKKSIKGRFEEHEPERVNPLMTGATEQIKHILANSKNYQFFIGENMNPDGMGALLDFHEDGVTPYVIFFKDGLEMEKC